The Urbifossiella limnaea genome has a window encoding:
- a CDS encoding PIN/TRAM domain-containing protein produces MLLWLLRGAYVALLLGVAAFAANVYFEDDHGKGVLVALGVIAVGALVMFTDVRERQKQITTISAVYFGLMLGLLLGWLFSLAVEPLLTYAFPYRPQAVQVSRVLVTLICCYVTISTLLQTKDEFRFIIPYVEFSKQVKGGRPLVLDTSVIIDGRIADVCDTRLIDTKLLVPRFVLQELQAIADSSDKLKRGRGRRGLDILKRLQTNPKIQLELHDGNVPELRTAERIKVDERLVILAKALGARVVTNDVNLNKVAQLQGVDVINLNELAIAMRTVALPGELMTVKLVKPGDQIGQAVGYLEDGTMVVVEQGRPLIGQDVPVVVTSVYPTPAGRMIFGRPDGRASGTNVSGSAAAAPPGSAVHDPLRPPSKP; encoded by the coding sequence ATGCTCCTTTGGCTCCTCCGCGGCGCGTACGTCGCGCTCCTGCTCGGCGTCGCCGCCTTCGCCGCGAACGTGTACTTCGAGGACGACCACGGCAAGGGCGTGCTGGTGGCGCTCGGCGTCATCGCGGTCGGGGCGCTCGTGATGTTCACCGACGTGCGCGAGAGGCAGAAGCAGATCACCACCATCTCGGCGGTGTACTTCGGGCTGATGCTCGGGCTGCTCCTCGGGTGGCTGTTCTCGCTCGCGGTGGAGCCGCTGCTGACGTACGCCTTCCCGTACCGCCCGCAGGCGGTGCAGGTGTCGCGCGTGCTGGTCACGCTGATCTGCTGTTACGTGACGATTTCGACGCTTCTGCAGACCAAGGACGAGTTCCGGTTCATCATCCCCTATGTCGAATTTTCCAAGCAGGTGAAGGGCGGCCGGCCGCTGGTGCTCGACACGAGCGTGATTATCGACGGCCGCATCGCCGACGTGTGCGATACTCGACTGATCGACACGAAGCTGCTCGTGCCGCGGTTCGTGCTGCAGGAGTTGCAGGCGATCGCCGACAGCTCGGACAAGCTGAAGCGGGGCCGCGGCCGGCGCGGGCTCGACATCCTGAAGCGGCTCCAGACGAACCCGAAAATCCAGCTCGAGCTGCACGACGGGAACGTCCCGGAGCTCCGGACCGCGGAGCGGATCAAGGTCGACGAGCGGCTCGTGATCCTGGCCAAGGCGCTCGGCGCCAGGGTCGTGACGAACGACGTGAACCTGAACAAGGTGGCCCAGCTGCAGGGCGTGGACGTCATCAACCTGAACGAGCTGGCCATCGCCATGCGGACGGTGGCGCTGCCGGGCGAGCTGATGACGGTGAAGCTGGTGAAGCCGGGCGACCAGATCGGGCAGGCGGTCGGCTACCTGGAAGACGGCACGATGGTGGTCGTCGAGCAGGGCCGGCCGCTGATCGGGCAGGACGTGCCGGTGGTGGTGACGAGCGTGTACCCCACGCCGGCCGGGCGGATGATCTTCGGCCGCCCCGACGGCCGCGCCAGCGGCACGAACGTGTCCGGGTCGGCGGCCGCCGCCCCGCCCGGCTCGGCCGTCCACGACCCGCTCCGCCCGCCCAGTAAGCCGTGA
- a CDS encoding deoxyguanosinetriphosphate triphosphohydrolase: MPTPPSPADDESWLAPFAMRAAASRGRRYPEPDHAFRSLYQRDRERVVHCTAFRRMTGKTQVLVASVNDHHRTRLTHTLEVVQVARTVARRLRLNEDLTEAIALAHDIGHPPFGHAGEDALNACLAPHGGFNHNLFGLRRVDELEERYPGFPGLNLSFEVREAFVQHAGADVEEFRAAGRPLLEAQVVDVVDSLAYDTHDTDDALGLGFITLDDLAAVEFWGRAAERVRAHTPGLSGNPFRTAVVRELLAWQVTDLLDETARRLAGANVRTLTDVRAAPAPLVGFSPEVRKLKAGLERFLRERVYRHHRVLRMTANGKRVLTALFHEYVAHPELLPEKHLRRWDGADAVIGRPPPGWVTANRQPLPGLERVVGDYLAGMTDRFAQAEYRRLFLPSLDL; this comes from the coding sequence GTGCCGACACCTCCCTCCCCCGCCGACGACGAATCTTGGCTCGCGCCGTTCGCCATGCGGGCGGCCGCCAGCCGCGGCCGCCGCTACCCCGAGCCCGACCACGCCTTCCGCTCGCTGTACCAGCGCGACCGCGAGCGCGTCGTACACTGCACCGCCTTCCGCCGCATGACCGGCAAGACGCAGGTGCTCGTCGCCAGCGTCAACGACCACCACCGCACCCGCCTCACGCACACGCTCGAAGTCGTGCAGGTGGCCCGCACCGTGGCCCGCCGCCTCCGCCTGAACGAAGACCTGACGGAAGCGATCGCGCTGGCCCACGACATCGGCCACCCGCCGTTCGGGCACGCCGGCGAGGACGCGCTGAACGCCTGCCTCGCCCCGCACGGCGGCTTCAATCACAACCTGTTCGGCCTCCGCCGCGTGGACGAGCTGGAGGAGCGCTACCCCGGCTTCCCCGGGCTGAACCTGTCGTTCGAGGTGCGCGAGGCGTTCGTCCAGCACGCCGGCGCCGACGTGGAGGAGTTCCGCGCCGCCGGCCGGCCGCTGCTCGAGGCGCAGGTCGTGGACGTGGTGGACAGCCTGGCGTACGACACGCACGACACCGACGACGCCCTCGGCCTGGGCTTCATCACGCTCGACGACCTGGCCGCGGTCGAGTTCTGGGGCCGCGCCGCGGAGCGGGTGCGGGCGCACACGCCCGGCCTTTCCGGCAACCCGTTCCGCACCGCGGTCGTGCGCGAGCTCCTGGCCTGGCAGGTGACCGACCTGCTCGACGAGACGGCCCGCCGGCTGGCGGGAGCGAACGTGCGGACGCTGACGGACGTGCGGGCCGCGCCGGCGCCGCTGGTCGGCTTCTCGCCCGAGGTGCGGAAGCTGAAGGCCGGGCTGGAGCGGTTCCTCCGCGAGCGCGTGTACCGCCACCACCGCGTGCTGCGGATGACCGCCAACGGCAAGCGCGTCCTGACCGCCCTGTTCCACGAGTACGTCGCGCACCCGGAGTTGTTGCCGGAGAAGCACCTCCGCCGGTGGGACGGCGCCGACGCCGTGATCGGCCGGCCGCCGCCGGGGTGGGTGACGGCGAACCGCCAGCCGCTGCCGGGGCTGGAGCGCGTCGTCGGCGACTACCTCGCCGGCATGACCGACCGGTTCGCGCAGGCCGAGTACCGCCGCCTGTTCCTGCCGTCGCTCGACCTGTAG
- a CDS encoding DUF1501 domain-containing protein, translating into MPTRRTFLQVGGLALGGLTLPGLLRARAQSPAATRKRSVILVWLAGGPSHIDMYDLKPNAPAEVRGEFRPIPTNVTGIQIGEHLPRQAAIMDKFSVVRSVTHTQAGHGMGSQWMQTGYPVTIEVNDNIHPSTGSVVARLKGPNDPGLPAYVNLPRQVSFGKAAYLGAAFNPFSPDANPNDAAFQVRNMRLPGRVDATRLDRRRQLLQDLDTTRRDIDLRGDLDGLDTFYRDALDMVTSPKAQRAFDISREAPRLRDRYGRNDLGQSCLLARRLVEAGVTFVTVQAGGGWDTHGNNFAELKRRLLPQYDAGVASLIEDLHDRGLSDDVLVMSLGEFGRTPKINKDAGRDHWPGAMSVLYAGGGLKTGQAIGTTNALAEYPTSKPFTPGCALATMYHAVGVDHRHTFYDDAQRPLNVLPEGEPIRDLVG; encoded by the coding sequence ATGCCCACGCGGCGGACGTTCCTCCAGGTCGGCGGCCTCGCCCTCGGCGGGCTTACGCTCCCCGGCCTCCTCCGCGCCCGCGCCCAGTCGCCCGCGGCGACCCGCAAGCGGTCCGTCATCCTCGTGTGGCTCGCCGGCGGGCCGAGCCACATCGACATGTACGACCTCAAGCCCAATGCCCCCGCGGAGGTCCGCGGCGAGTTCCGGCCCATCCCCACGAACGTGACCGGCATCCAGATCGGCGAGCACCTGCCGCGGCAGGCCGCGATCATGGACAAGTTCAGCGTCGTGCGGTCGGTCACGCACACGCAGGCCGGGCACGGCATGGGCTCGCAGTGGATGCAGACCGGCTACCCGGTCACCATCGAGGTGAACGACAACATCCACCCAAGTACCGGCTCGGTCGTCGCCCGGCTCAAGGGGCCGAACGACCCGGGGCTGCCGGCCTACGTCAACCTGCCGCGGCAGGTGAGTTTCGGGAAGGCGGCGTACCTCGGGGCCGCGTTCAACCCGTTCTCGCCGGACGCCAACCCGAACGACGCCGCGTTCCAGGTGCGGAACATGCGGCTCCCCGGCCGCGTGGACGCGACGCGGCTCGACCGCCGCCGGCAGCTGTTGCAAGACCTCGACACCACCCGCCGCGACATCGACCTCCGTGGCGACCTCGACGGCCTCGACACGTTCTACCGCGACGCCCTCGACATGGTGACGAGCCCGAAGGCGCAGCGGGCGTTCGACATCAGCCGCGAGGCGCCGCGGCTCCGCGACCGGTACGGTCGCAACGACCTCGGCCAGAGTTGCCTCCTGGCCCGGCGGCTCGTCGAAGCGGGAGTGACGTTCGTGACCGTGCAGGCCGGCGGCGGCTGGGACACGCACGGCAACAACTTCGCCGAGCTGAAGCGCCGCCTGCTGCCGCAGTACGACGCCGGGGTCGCGTCGCTCATCGAAGACCTGCACGACCGCGGGCTGAGCGACGACGTGCTGGTGATGTCGCTCGGCGAGTTCGGGCGGACGCCGAAGATCAACAAGGACGCCGGCCGCGACCACTGGCCCGGCGCGATGAGCGTGCTGTACGCCGGCGGCGGGTTGAAGACGGGGCAGGCGATCGGCACCACGAACGCCCTGGCCGAGTACCCGACGAGCAAGCCGTTCACGCCCGGCTGCGCGCTGGCGACGATGTACCACGCCGTCGGCGTGGACCACCGCCACACCTTCTACGACGACGCCCAGCGGCCGCTGAACGTGCTGCCGGAGGGCGAGCCGATCCGTGACCTGGTGGGCTGA
- a CDS encoding DUF1549 domain-containing protein, translating to MTPARLLAALAVVAASHATASAAVTCSVAAVELRDAFEGKQLLVRDGDRDATRDAKYASSNAAVATVDEKGHVTPTGDGTCVVRIEHAAGRLEIPVTVRGFTQSRAVDFRTEVMPLLSRLGCNAGGCHGKAGGQNGFRLSLFGFDAEFDHAAITREARGRRVFASNPDESLFLLKATGRSPHGGGKRLNPAAAEYAVVRRWIAAGAPASAPDAPKVVRIRVTPGDGVLAPEARQQLAVTADYSDGTSRDVTRQSEFQSNLDVVASVEADGLVTAHRLSGEAAVMARYMGYVGVFLAMVPHGPPLASIPDFTPTNFVDELAAKKWQRLGLRPSPPCDDATFLRRLCLDLCGRLPTVDETRAYLADTAADKRVKLIDRLLASPDYPAYFALRWGAILRNSNLAGADQAAVAFHHWLRDGIARNRPYDEFARGIVAAAGEWQDAPAINWLWQNRDDQLHQVTADVAQVFLGVRLQCAKCHHHPYERWGQADYYGLAGFFTRLGRKNFGQPPPYYASATPTTGERNPLTGKTPEPRYLDGVEPKFSPDEDPRHALVDWMAKADNPFFARTFVNRMWGHFLGRGLHHEVDDLRETNPPSNPELLDRLAKEFVDRKFDMKWVVRTIVTSQVYALSSEPTDANRNDKQNFARYYARRLPAEVFLDAVNGTCGVKGGFSGVSQNARAVDLPHEGFGSYFLDTFDRPKRVTVCDCERSTGATLGQVLLLANSDEIENKIADGNGRIARLVKAKAEPRAAVEELYLAALARRPTDVERNRAASYVAEAADKPKALEDVLWALLNSREFMFNH from the coding sequence ATGACACCCGCCCGCCTCCTCGCCGCGCTCGCGGTCGTCGCCGCGTCACACGCCACTGCGTCCGCCGCGGTCACGTGTTCCGTCGCCGCCGTCGAGCTGCGCGACGCCTTCGAGGGGAAGCAGCTCCTCGTCCGCGACGGCGACCGCGACGCCACCCGCGACGCGAAGTACGCGAGCAGCAACGCCGCCGTCGCCACCGTGGACGAAAAGGGCCACGTCACCCCGACCGGCGACGGGACGTGCGTCGTGCGGATCGAACACGCCGCGGGGCGGCTCGAAATTCCGGTCACGGTTCGCGGATTTACTCAAAGCCGTGCCGTGGACTTCCGCACGGAAGTGATGCCCCTTCTGAGCCGCCTCGGGTGCAACGCCGGCGGCTGCCACGGGAAGGCCGGCGGGCAGAACGGCTTCCGGCTGTCGCTGTTCGGGTTCGACGCCGAGTTCGACCACGCCGCCATCACCCGCGAGGCCCGCGGCCGCCGCGTCTTCGCGTCGAACCCGGACGAGTCGCTGTTCCTGCTGAAGGCCACCGGTCGCTCCCCGCACGGCGGCGGCAAGCGGCTCAACCCGGCGGCCGCCGAGTACGCCGTCGTCCGCCGCTGGATCGCCGCCGGGGCCCCGGCCTCGGCCCCGGACGCGCCGAAGGTGGTCCGCATCCGCGTCACCCCCGGCGACGGCGTGCTTGCTCCGGAAGCCCGCCAGCAGCTTGCCGTGACCGCCGACTACTCCGACGGCACGAGCCGCGACGTGACCCGCCAGAGCGAGTTCCAGAGCAACCTCGACGTGGTCGCGTCGGTGGAAGCGGACGGCCTCGTGACCGCCCACCGCCTCAGCGGCGAGGCGGCGGTGATGGCCCGCTACATGGGCTACGTCGGCGTGTTCCTGGCGATGGTGCCGCACGGCCCGCCGCTGGCCAGCATCCCCGACTTCACGCCGACCAACTTCGTCGACGAGCTCGCGGCAAAGAAGTGGCAGCGACTCGGGCTGCGGCCGAGCCCGCCGTGCGACGACGCCACGTTCCTCCGCCGCCTCTGCCTGGACCTGTGCGGCCGGCTGCCGACCGTCGACGAAACCCGCGCCTACCTCGCCGACACAGCCGCCGACAAGCGCGTGAAGCTAATCGACCGGCTGCTCGCGTCGCCGGACTACCCCGCGTACTTCGCCCTTCGCTGGGGCGCGATCCTGCGGAACTCCAACCTCGCCGGGGCCGACCAGGCCGCGGTCGCGTTCCACCACTGGCTGCGCGACGGCATCGCCCGCAACCGCCCCTACGACGAGTTCGCCCGCGGCATCGTCGCCGCCGCCGGCGAGTGGCAGGACGCGCCCGCCATCAACTGGCTGTGGCAGAACCGCGACGACCAGTTGCACCAGGTCACCGCCGACGTGGCACAGGTGTTCCTGGGCGTGCGGCTCCAGTGCGCCAAGTGCCACCACCACCCCTACGAGCGCTGGGGGCAGGCCGATTATTACGGCCTCGCCGGGTTCTTCACCCGCCTCGGCCGCAAGAACTTCGGCCAGCCGCCGCCGTACTACGCCAGCGCCACCCCGACCACCGGCGAGCGGAACCCGCTGACCGGCAAGACGCCCGAGCCCAGGTACCTCGACGGGGTGGAGCCGAAGTTCAGCCCCGACGAAGACCCGCGGCACGCGCTGGTGGACTGGATGGCGAAGGCGGACAACCCGTTCTTCGCCCGCACGTTCGTCAACCGCATGTGGGGGCACTTCCTCGGCCGCGGGCTGCACCACGAGGTGGACGACCTGCGCGAGACGAACCCGCCGTCGAACCCCGAACTGCTGGACCGGCTGGCGAAGGAGTTCGTGGACCGCAAGTTCGACATGAAGTGGGTGGTGCGGACGATCGTGACGAGCCAGGTGTACGCGCTGTCCAGCGAGCCGACGGACGCGAACCGCAACGACAAGCAGAACTTCGCCCGCTACTACGCCCGCCGGCTGCCCGCGGAAGTGTTCCTGGACGCGGTGAACGGCACCTGCGGCGTGAAGGGCGGGTTCAGCGGCGTGAGCCAGAACGCCCGCGCCGTGGACCTGCCGCACGAGGGTTTTGGCTCCTACTTCCTCGACACGTTCGACCGCCCGAAGCGGGTGACGGTGTGCGACTGCGAGCGCTCCACCGGCGCGACGCTCGGGCAGGTGTTGCTGCTGGCGAACTCCGACGAGATCGAGAACAAGATCGCCGACGGCAACGGCCGCATCGCCAGGCTGGTGAAGGCGAAGGCCGAGCCGCGGGCGGCGGTCGAGGAGCTGTACCTGGCGGCGCTGGCGCGGCGGCCGACCGACGTGGAACGCAACCGCGCCGCGAGCTACGTCGCGGAAGCGGCGGACAAGCCGAAGGCGCTCGAGGACGTGCTCTGGGCGCTGCTGAACTCCCGCGAGTTCATGTTCAACCACTGA
- a CDS encoding FHA domain-containing protein, with amino-acid sequence MDLPPWLTLRQASDAVAAGRPDDAHRLLAPLIEAGHRKAWKAAKDVARGYCKRAAQLMDRDNPEAAWQDLLAAEALNTGEKCVIDLRQTLSRFGLVQARAALEAGDPERAAERVARLQDRGVRHPELPRVASGAAGWLEAAAKADRGDFLPAIDDLHRLRDQFPAPTDALDRFREAVRGRHARFLDAVGRAQDAATLREWRDAVVAAEEALAAAPAYHAARTLRDKAWQAAHPGTPEPVNGTAVTLSHPGSTPAEKPAAATLPGRPAMSSRLLARPDDDEPRSIRGSRSGPPPTDRDFGSGPGLPRRFLLWVDGVAGYLVCTGNRVTFGQAVLEGGPVDVPLFADVSRIHAELSRDGEGFLIEAGKATAAAGARTLMVNGKDVGRSVLSPGDRITLGATCQFQFHRPVPVSSTAKLELTSGHRLVHCVEGVLLMANEIILGPAGASHVVVPGVTERVLLYRSKDGLGVRVPGGKVLVNDRPHAERAPLPLPASVEADGVTFALEPVGPRV; translated from the coding sequence ATGGACCTACCCCCCTGGCTAACGCTGAGGCAGGCCTCGGACGCCGTGGCCGCCGGCCGCCCGGACGACGCCCACCGCCTACTGGCGCCGCTAATCGAGGCCGGCCACCGCAAGGCGTGGAAGGCCGCCAAGGACGTGGCCCGCGGGTACTGCAAGCGCGCCGCCCAACTGATGGACCGCGACAACCCCGAGGCGGCGTGGCAGGACCTGCTGGCCGCGGAGGCGCTGAACACCGGCGAGAAGTGCGTCATCGACCTGCGGCAGACGCTGTCCCGATTCGGGCTGGTGCAGGCGCGTGCGGCGCTGGAGGCCGGCGACCCCGAGCGCGCCGCCGAGCGTGTGGCGCGGTTGCAGGACCGCGGGGTGCGGCACCCCGAGCTGCCGCGGGTGGCGTCCGGCGCGGCCGGCTGGCTGGAAGCCGCGGCGAAGGCCGACCGCGGCGACTTCCTTCCCGCCATCGACGACCTCCACCGCCTCCGCGACCAGTTCCCCGCCCCGACAGACGCGCTCGACCGCTTCCGCGAAGCCGTCCGCGGTCGGCACGCCCGGTTCCTCGATGCCGTCGGCCGCGCCCAGGACGCGGCGACGCTGCGAGAGTGGCGCGACGCGGTGGTCGCGGCCGAGGAGGCGCTGGCGGCGGCGCCGGCGTACCACGCCGCCCGCACGCTCCGCGACAAGGCCTGGCAGGCGGCCCACCCCGGCACCCCTGAACCCGTGAACGGCACGGCTGTGACGCTGAGCCACCCCGGCAGCACGCCCGCGGAGAAGCCCGCCGCGGCGACGCTCCCAGGCCGGCCGGCGATGTCGTCGCGGCTGCTGGCCCGACCGGACGACGACGAGCCGCGGTCGATACGCGGCTCGCGCTCCGGCCCGCCGCCGACCGACCGCGACTTCGGCTCGGGCCCCGGCTTGCCGCGTCGCTTCCTGCTGTGGGTGGACGGCGTGGCCGGCTACCTGGTCTGCACCGGCAACCGCGTGACGTTCGGACAGGCCGTGCTGGAGGGCGGCCCCGTCGACGTGCCGCTGTTCGCCGACGTGTCGCGCATCCACGCCGAACTGTCCCGCGACGGCGAGGGCTTCCTCATCGAGGCCGGAAAGGCGACCGCCGCCGCCGGCGCGCGGACGCTGATGGTGAACGGCAAGGACGTTGGCCGCTCGGTCCTCAGCCCCGGCGACCGCATCACGCTCGGCGCGACGTGCCAGTTTCAGTTCCACCGCCCGGTGCCGGTCAGCAGCACGGCCAAGCTGGAACTCACCAGCGGCCACCGACTCGTCCACTGCGTCGAGGGTGTCCTGCTAATGGCCAACGAGATCATCCTCGGTCCAGCCGGGGCGTCTCACGTCGTCGTGCCCGGGGTGACGGAGCGGGTGCTGCTGTACCGCTCGAAGGACGGGCTCGGCGTGCGCGTGCCGGGTGGCAAGGTGTTGGTGAACGACCGGCCGCACGCCGAGCGCGCGCCGCTGCCGCTGCCGGCGTCGGTCGAGGCGGACGGCGTGACGTTTGCACTGGAGCCGGTCGGCCCCCGCGTCTGA
- a CDS encoding universal stress protein produces the protein MIQVRRILYPTDFSSYSNLAYFHAVGLAETYRASLTVVYVVAPGSAEAAKGRDYWHGQLEQVRPANDRIAVHHVLLEGDPAGEIARYAADAGIDVIVIGTHGRTGVDRLVMGSVAERVMREAPCSVLVVKLPKGGGGSRPHVVTAR, from the coding sequence ATGATCCAGGTCCGCCGCATACTGTACCCGACCGATTTCAGCAGTTACTCCAACCTGGCGTACTTCCACGCCGTCGGCCTAGCCGAGACGTACCGAGCCAGCCTGACAGTCGTTTACGTGGTCGCCCCCGGCTCGGCCGAAGCGGCGAAGGGCCGCGACTACTGGCACGGCCAATTGGAGCAGGTCCGCCCCGCGAACGACCGCATCGCCGTCCACCACGTCCTCCTCGAAGGCGACCCGGCCGGAGAGATCGCCCGCTACGCCGCCGACGCCGGCATCGACGTGATCGTCATCGGCACCCACGGCCGAACGGGCGTGGACCGGCTAGTAATGGGGAGTGTCGCCGAGCGGGTGATGCGCGAGGCGCCGTGCTCGGTACTGGTCGTGAAGCTACCGAAGGGCGGTGGTGGGAGTCGGCCGCACGTGGTGACCGCGAGGTGA
- a CDS encoding TIGR03000 domain-containing protein produces MFTLRHARLAGLTAVAVAAAGLLGAYAPATAQDKKATTKEAQPAAGKKVKSKLKVTVPQDDTELKIEGKDTKTPDKNPAVREFETPEIDAGKLYEYTFSATWRPNNYTVLTRTKTVEFKGGDDVVADLTKVDPKVQDKAVIRWVPTPDDVVAEMVKLAGVKDGDVVYEPGPGDGRVLIAGVKAGAKKAVGIELDGKKVLEAKDNVKKAGLEKQITVIEGDALKDRDYSEASVVFLYMGNEFNNLLRPILARQLKPGTRIVSHRFILGDWAPDRSITVMGADGDEYRLHLWVVKDAKKPKE; encoded by the coding sequence ATGTTCACGCTCCGTCACGCCCGGCTCGCCGGGCTCACCGCCGTAGCGGTCGCGGCCGCCGGGTTGCTCGGGGCGTACGCCCCGGCCACGGCCCAGGACAAGAAGGCGACGACCAAGGAGGCCCAGCCGGCCGCCGGCAAGAAGGTCAAGTCGAAGCTCAAGGTCACCGTCCCGCAGGACGACACTGAGTTGAAGATCGAGGGCAAGGACACCAAGACGCCGGACAAGAACCCGGCCGTCCGCGAGTTCGAGACGCCCGAGATCGACGCCGGCAAGCTCTACGAGTACACGTTCAGCGCGACCTGGCGGCCGAACAACTACACCGTGCTGACCCGCACCAAGACGGTGGAGTTCAAGGGCGGCGACGACGTGGTCGCCGACCTGACGAAGGTCGACCCGAAGGTGCAGGACAAGGCCGTCATCCGCTGGGTGCCCACGCCGGACGACGTCGTCGCGGAGATGGTGAAGCTGGCCGGCGTGAAGGACGGCGACGTGGTATACGAGCCGGGGCCGGGCGACGGCCGCGTCTTGATCGCCGGCGTGAAGGCGGGCGCGAAAAAGGCCGTCGGCATCGAGCTCGACGGCAAGAAAGTGCTCGAAGCCAAGGACAACGTGAAGAAGGCCGGGTTGGAGAAGCAGATCACCGTGATCGAGGGCGACGCGCTGAAGGACCGCGACTACAGCGAGGCGTCGGTGGTGTTCCTGTACATGGGCAACGAGTTCAACAACCTGCTGCGGCCGATCCTCGCCCGTCAGTTGAAGCCGGGCACGCGGATCGTGTCGCACCGGTTCATCCTTGGCGACTGGGCGCCGGACCGGTCGATCACCGTGATGGGCGCCGACGGCGACGAGTACCGACTGCACCTGTGGGTCGTCAAGGACGCGAAGAAGCCGAAAGAGTGA
- a CDS encoding outer membrane protein assembly factor BamB family protein: protein MRRLALPAVLLASFVGLGADWARFRGPNGTGVAAGKLPDIDAKAPLWKVAVPGEGISSPIVVGGKVFVQSGAKDGSKRMLTCLDAVTGKTEWTKDVPGHAAKKHAKNSYASGTPASDGKHVYCAWWDGDAMTLAAYDFAGNEKWTASLGSYISDHGAGHSPMVHDGVVYLNADGSKDLGGHATLVAYDAATGQKKWAVERPAHRASFSTPFVWERPGKRTELVVGTTTEITGYDPATGKANWTHPIEWGGAKMKLRVVGSPVASGGLIVCPSGDGGGSRYMLAVDPNGGSPKKVWDSKNSGVPYVPCLLEKNGLLFWVADNGVVACADAKSGTKLWEDRPTTKEVLSSPIMAGSEILAIVTTGEFFVLKAEREYELVRRGSIGEPVSASPALADGRLYVRGATHLFCFGVK from the coding sequence ATGCGCCGCCTCGCGTTGCCCGCTGTACTCCTCGCGTCGTTCGTCGGCCTCGGCGCCGACTGGGCACGCTTCCGCGGCCCGAACGGTACCGGCGTCGCCGCCGGCAAGCTGCCCGACATCGACGCGAAGGCGCCGCTGTGGAAGGTGGCTGTGCCCGGGGAGGGAATCAGTTCGCCGATCGTCGTCGGCGGGAAGGTGTTCGTGCAGAGCGGGGCGAAGGACGGCTCGAAGCGAATGCTGACGTGCCTCGACGCCGTGACCGGCAAGACCGAATGGACGAAGGACGTGCCCGGCCACGCGGCGAAGAAGCACGCCAAGAACAGTTATGCCTCCGGCACCCCGGCCAGCGACGGCAAGCACGTCTACTGCGCGTGGTGGGACGGCGACGCGATGACGCTCGCGGCCTACGACTTCGCCGGCAACGAGAAGTGGACCGCCTCGCTCGGCTCGTACATCAGCGACCACGGGGCCGGGCACTCGCCGATGGTTCACGACGGCGTCGTCTACCTGAACGCCGACGGCAGCAAAGACCTGGGCGGCCACGCCACCCTCGTCGCCTACGACGCCGCGACGGGGCAGAAAAAGTGGGCCGTCGAGCGGCCGGCGCACCGGGCCAGCTTCTCGACGCCGTTCGTCTGGGAGCGGCCGGGGAAGAGGACCGAACTCGTCGTCGGCACGACGACCGAGATCACGGGTTACGACCCGGCCACGGGCAAGGCCAATTGGACCCACCCGATCGAGTGGGGCGGAGCGAAGATGAAGCTGCGCGTGGTCGGCTCACCGGTCGCGTCCGGCGGGCTGATCGTGTGCCCGAGCGGCGACGGCGGCGGGTCGCGCTACATGCTCGCCGTCGACCCGAACGGCGGCAGCCCGAAAAAGGTTTGGGACAGCAAGAACAGCGGCGTTCCGTACGTGCCGTGCCTGCTGGAAAAGAACGGCCTCTTGTTCTGGGTGGCCGACAACGGCGTGGTCGCGTGCGCCGACGCCAAGTCGGGCACGAAGCTGTGGGAGGATCGGCCGACGACGAAGGAGGTGTTGTCGTCTCCGATCATGGCGGGCAGCGAAATCCTGGCGATCGTCACGACGGGCGAGTTCTTCGTGTTGAAGGCGGAGCGCGAGTACGAATTGGTCCGTCGCGGGTCGATCGGCGAGCCGGTGTCGGCGTCACCGGCGCTCGCCGACGGGCGGCTGTACGTCCGTGGGGCGACGCACCTGTTCTGCTTCGGGGTGAAGTAA